Sequence from the Castanea sativa cultivar Marrone di Chiusa Pesio chromosome 12, ASM4071231v1 genome:
ATTATTTgttaaagaaaatgtaaaagctaaaaaaagaataagaaaaaataaagcacAAACTCATGTAACAATGAATGCTACCAGAGCACataaaaaacatgataattaaatttctttttacttttttgttaacCATTCAAAAGAAGAGTCGTAAGTTGGAAAAACCTATGAAGTAAAATAtctaactcaattttttttaattgagtttaaattctataagtattttaaaaatatatatgtaagaattttGTATAAAACATCGTATATTTACACGCTCTATTAGGATCTTGTCATCTAAAATTCTTTAAATGATACTAGCTTCATCACACGCACTTTGCtcgtgcgatgagactttttattttttattttttgggtttacatGTTTTACGCATggcatttttgttttattttttattttaagaagaagttgtattagtacttgactactaatgtgagagagaaatgtggagatgagaaaaaagtagtttagtggtaaaaaaaatggaacatttgtgggaaaaaaaagtagttttattttattatttttttttttaaagttgtattAGAACTTGGCAATGAACGTGAGAGAGAAATGTGGAGGTgggagaaaattttgtttttttttttttttcaagtttagcttaaaattaagagtttttaaattagtaattttacatgTCTAACCCTATGATATAAGCCTTAGAAACAGATgaatttaagggtattttgggcATCTAAATTGAGGATTCcaaacaggagaaaccccttaaataagGAAAAAACTTAGGTGCCCTGGGAGCaatactccctcctctcacatgagggGTGGGCCCCATGGTGAGACCCATGTATGGGCCCACccctcatgtgagaggagggagcattgCTCCTGGAGCATGTAAAAAtcaccccttaaatagtagtatagataatagaTAATTCTAAGtacaaacaaaatcataataaatgccAATTAATAACTACtataatgatcaaattttatatatagaaataaattaaataggaagagaatattaaattttgttgaacctttttttttcccttggaagGTAGATACAACTAGATAGCATGGGGGAGGGGGAAGTGGGGTTCAGTCTCAAACTACAACTACGAGACGCTAAAAAAGAATGTCATTACTACTAAGTTATCACTTgaatatcatatatattttgttaaactttATTGTGCATTGTACTAACTTGATGATCCCATATTCTCCCACATCATCACTATATacattgtattatatatatatatatatatatatatatatatatatatatatatatatatatatatatatatagtgatgaTATTAAGAATGTGTATTATTTGGTTATGAATTGATAAATGATAAGATTAAACATGATATGATGAATAATtatgtttagttattttgtGTTAAAGATACACTAGCCTATCACATGTACGATGTgactctttttctattttgagtttaatgtaatttttcaatttgaatttatttattgttagtgAGGTTTCACAGAAaagaatttttaagaaactaaaatctATGATTTGAAATGAAGTAAACTGTTGAGTTTAGCGTGTGCTagtttttagggaaaaaaatgaattaaacgtgtgtgagatatatttaaatagagagtgtgctaattttaaggaaaaagaaatttttggtagctttttttttttgaatatttttgaattacagttttaaccctattttttatttcttaagaataagaattatctaattagattaggggTAGTTTTGACATTTTATGAAGTCATAGCTAATtttttgaatcctcttaatatatagagataaatatctattataaaataatatttttttctcaaaaataaatggATACCAAAATATACTAGTATATCATGttaatttttaatggaaaatattccaaaattatatatattaatggacAAATCAAgacaatgacaaaaaaaaaaaagaaaaaaaagaaattgacaacTTGATTCTAACATCCAAATCTTTCCACCTTCcgatttttttggatttgggtcCTTTTCATTTCAAAGTGAAATAGACAATTAAcgaataaatatgaaatttaaattttaccacAACATATAAAATTTAACCATTGTAATATTTTGGCTATGATTAAACTAAACTACAGCTAATAAACTGACAaaatcttttttctctttttaagaaaaaatgaggtggtaaaatctaaattctaaatttatttaattttaaattatgacaggacatttattcattttcaaagaaaaaaaaaaaaaaaaaagtacaaatacaaagacaaagacaaatGGTGCCAAAACATCATATCTCATATGATAATTGGGAtcaagtataaaaagaaaatcataggATGGATGGGAATTAAGATATGGTGATGGGCTGATGGACTGATACAGAGAATGATGATGACGACTTGTACCTTCCTTTCATGacattacttcttcttttttttaatcccatTTTCCTTTCTTCACTCCTTCTCTCTCTCGACTCTCGCGTGCAAATTTTCCAAagtaagaaaatgaaaaataaataaattactggACAAACCAACCAACCCCTGTCTCAGTCGCTCTCTCTTCTCGCTGAGACTGTGCGACGAAAATGGCACAAGCAGCAGGGTCTCCACCATCGCCGCCACCGCAAGACAACGTCGACGCCGAGCGCCGCCTCCGGGAAGCCGAGGACCGTCTTCGCGAAGCCATAGAGGAGCTCCAGCGCCGCCAGCGCAAGGCCGGTGCCGCCGCCGCCGCCCGCTCCTCTCCCCACCACAACCAGCCACAGCATTGCCCGCCCTGCTGCGACCACGCCGCCTACGAACCGTCGTGCGTTGCCAACGCCATCGGCAACCTCTGCCAAACCTTCCTCCTCTCCTACGGCGTCCGCGTCGGCATCGGCATCCTCCTCCGCGCTTTCAAGCTCGCTCGCCGCCAATCCTACTCTTCCCTCCTCGATCTCAAGGTCACTTTCGTAATTACCTCGCGTTTCcgtgtcctttttttttttcttgtgaatTGAATTGGATTGGTTTTCTGTGTGATCGTGCATGAATTTCGTTGGAATTAGggtttttcatttcaaaaattGAAGCTGCAACGATTTTGAATTATCTGAATAACTATAATCCAGCGATCGTTGTGTATTTGTGGACAATGTGTGAGCTTGCGTTTGTGTTTTGATTGCAGCAACTTGTGTCAGAGAAAGATCTGATAGTAAGAGAGGAAGCCTGTCGAATCGGATTGTTTTTCGGTGGCTTTACAGGATCTTATCAAGCTCTTAGATGtttgttgagaaaattgagaaagaaagagacgCCATTCAATGCGTAAGTTTGCAGCACGtagaatatgaatttttttttgtttttttgttcaaatttgcaATGATAATGCATGTTCCTTATTTATGACATTGTTTGAGGGATGATGGAGCAGCATTTTAGCAGGTTCAATTGCTGGTTTGTCAATTTTAGCCCTAGATGATTCTAATCGGAGGCGCACActtgctttatatcttttggcTAGGCTAGCCCAGGTCTGTGAACAAATGGTGTATAACCTAATTAAATTTTCACCAGCTACGCTAAGTAATAGGAATCAGgaattgtttgtttttattgtgcTTGTGATTATGATTTTCAACGCCAGCCTAACGGTTTTTGTGTCTTATTCTATTTAGTGTGCTTATAATTCTGCAAAGTCGAAGGACAAGTTTCACTTTTGGGGAAGCCATTGGAGGCATGGAGATTCTTTACTCTTTGCTATTGCATGTGCACAGGTAACATTAAGTTCATTTTGACTTGTAAAGCTGTAGATAActtgagtaaaaaaaattatttgtaccTGAATTTACTATATAATTGCTAGTGGAATGGCTTTTAACTAGAAAGGATGGAAGTATTTGTGATTGATGGAAACGTCATGGTGATAGTGACTGTTATTATAGTTACTTTGACTGTATTATAGCTAAGACGAGCAGGAGAGGATAGATGGTGCCCTTGGGATTAGTTTTGGAAGAATGAAGTCAATGAGTGCAGTGTGACCAGCCTACATCTATCATCATATTGGAGGGTAAATTTAATTGGCTGGTATATGACCAGCCATGCTGTCATGGAATTGAGTGTTGGGCAGTTTTGTAAAATCTTGTCAATGAATTCAGCCTAAGCTGAATGCAAATGTAGAGATAAACGAGCGGTAAGCTGATCAAGGGCAGAGTGATTTCATAATGGCATGGTTGGGAACTTCAAACAATTGGTTAGGAATATGTGTATGCATGGATTTATTTTTCTATGTGCGTAAAAGTCTGATAGCTGTTTTAGCAAGAAGAAACCTACACAGATCAGTAGAGAGCCAAAGATACTGTTAAGATTAGAAAGGATGTCAATTGAGTTAGTGAGCAACTTTATATTAGCTTGTGCTTTATGAAAAAGTGAGGAACCCAAACATTGGTGAGTTGGGACgatggattttcttttttagaaaccTTTCCACTATTGCTTTTTTGGTGCTGGGGCTTCAGAACTTGGATTTCagtttttggaaatatataaCAAATGGTTTAGAACATTGATTTTGAATGTATatggatttttcatttttgtggaTTTCACATGCAAGAAGTTAAAAGAATTGTAAAGAAGCAGGGTGCAGGATGCCGGGAAACAATTTAAGGTGGTGTTTTTTAGGTTGTTTATATGATTAAGGTTGAATTAggaaaattttgtcataatCAAACAAGCAAATACCATGATTTGCAGCCATGAACAATACCGTAAATGTTATAAATGGTAGGATACTGGGATGTCATAGAATAAGACTCATATTGATCAAAGTCTAATCTCTAAGAAAACAAATGTAggaattttagaaattatttgaaTATCATAGACTAGTAAAATCAATATAATACAATAggctgaaagaaaaaatcttaGGAGGATTTATAAAAAACTACCATTTGTCACTGCACATAACGAAGTCATATAGCTCTAAAACCCAAAACTTGACTCTGTAAATGCTAACCcttctacttatcaaaaaaaataaatgttaaccCTATATTCCACTGGCATAATTCTATGTTCCACATGTTTAACCATTTACTTGTAATGTTTGAGATGGATTAGAATGCATCTCAGATGTTATATGTGGGGCCCATAAGTCTGCCCATGTTCATTAAACAATACTAAGGTCTGTGATTCCTGAACTGATGTCTTGCTTGCTATAGAATATATGAGGTCTGTGGTGATTAGGTTTTTGTAACCTTGTAACGATTTTACTTTGTTCATGCTTTGAAATTCTGGTTCTTGCACTGAGCTTGTAACGATATCATGGGCTCATTTGTTTGTGTAAAGATGTTAAAATTCTGGTTCTTATTATATCTAAGCTATTGATTGGAATTTGATTCAAATTTCTCAACTCCTCTTCACTTGCTAGGGCTTTTTCCAAAATATCTTTTAATAAGTTACTTTTGTATCTTCCATAACCATTTTATTGATTGATAAACTCATTTCAGGTTATGTATTCATTTGTAATGCGTCCTGAGAGCTTGCCAAAATCATATCAAGACTTCATTCAGAAGACTGGGCCAGTAGCACGGCCTGTATACAAGGCTGTAAGAGACAGCTGTAGAGGTTTCCCAGTTGATGTGGCCTCACTCTCTGCTTACTTATCCGGCAGAAGGAATCCCAACTATGTAAAGTTGGAAGAATTTCCCGCCATTATTCCTTGCTCTGTTATTCATCCAGACACGAATTCATGTTTGACTCACAATGCAAATGCAACATCAGCTACATTCAGGAAAACATTTCCACTCTACTTCTCTTTGACCTTTGTACCATTTGTTGTTTTGCACCTGCAAAAGGTACATTATTTATCCAAgttgtttcttttgcttttaaaCTTCAGTTTTTTATGCTTCTgctgaaagaagaaaaatgataagTAGACAATGTTATATATAACGTAAATTCACATGGTTGGAAATAGTTGTGGAGGTGGCCTCATATGTCTGTTGTGCTGAAGCAGAACCATAACTCTCAAACAATTGTAAGAGGTGtgctgtttattttttttttttttataagaaaaaaataaacagcAAGTGGGTTGACTAATTATCATGCCAGGCAAGTGCTGTTTATTAGTTGAGATCTATTTTGATCTGTTAGTGGGTTGACTAATTAACATGCCATGATGTGATTAAATGCATATCTGATGTGCTAATGTGGGAGAGATATGTAAACAGAATTATAATGGAGAGaattaaattgttattggttttactAGAGATGTCTTCTGGTAGGATGGGATGGTAGGATGATATGTCTTCATGGACATTATTTGTCAGAAACGAACATCACCACCACAATCATCTCTGTTCTTTTAGCCTATATTACTGCTAGGGGCAAAGATGGGGAAAGATAGTGTTACATACATGGATAAAAATTGCTtctatatttatgattttttctttctgaaCCTCCAGTAAACTACAGCAACTCAGCtccatgtatttaaattttgaattgggGTTTATCCTGAAATTTAGAATCCTTCTTTGTGTGCTGCAGCCGCGTAAAGAACATTGCAATCAGTGATATTAttggaaatataattgtaaaaaatgtCTACTTGAATCAAATATCTCAAATTTTGCATTAGTTGAACTCTAGTAGTATGATAAAACTGTAGGATGATTATTGCATAGTAGTTGGGGTATTGGTCAAAATGGTGGAGTGCTGTATTCTGATTCCCAATTTCAGTTGGCTTATTTCTGAGACCTTAAAACTTCCCTATTCCCATTTTGATAATATGTGGTTTATTTATGTGACATTTGGTTTCTAGGTGTGATTTCAGTGCTTATTTTACATATGTACCGAATGTACTATAAACCCATGATACTGTCATTCCATATGCCTTTTGTGTGTGACATTGTATTTTTTTCCATGGTATGCATACATTGACACCAAAATCACGTGCAAAGAACCAACCAGACTGGCATATACTCTTGGGGATATCATCTCTATAAGTAGAAGAGGATAATAATTGTGATATTCTTGCTAATATAAAGTTCCATGCTTCTTATGTTGAATTcattttgtaaatatattagATGGTATGTTTATGTGGTAGTTGACTTAGATATGCTCTATTTGATGATTAGAAACCAGGAAAAAATAAACTTCATTTTGAAGCAATGGATAGCAATTTCTGCCTTATGTTTAAATTGGGAGGATTTTACTTCATTTAGACTAGCCCTGGTTGACTTTTTTCATCTCTGAAATTAatgttattaatattattgttgttattaacTTTAGTTACATAATGCCTTTTTAGTTCATGGATGCCCCTGCTCGTACCTGCTGGCTTGCTCTTAAGGGGGCTGTTCGCTCCACAACATTTCTGTCAGCTTTTGTTGGAATTTTTCAGGTAGCTGTCTTAATCCTTATCTGCATCTTTGGTTAAATTTTCATGACCATGTTCTTAGTTCTTTTGTGATGCTTGGGTGATACAAGGGAGTGATATGCTTGCATAGAAAAGTTGCATCAAAAGACCACAAGCTTGTATATTGGATCGCAGGCGGTATGGCAGCCCTTTCTGTATTATTGGAGAAAAAAGCTAGGCGCAGTGAACTTGCCTTGTATGTTCTTCCACGAGCAGGAGATTCACTGTGGTATATTTTAGTGAACCGCCACCTCCTTCCAGATATTAAGAATGCAGAGGTATTGCTAAAATTGTTGCCATACTTTTCTGAAAGCagttttaattgatttaggaAATATGCATTTCTGAATGCAGTTTCAGTAAACTAGTTAATAAACCGAATCAATTGAAATCATAAATCAGGGTTGTTTCTGGGGGCCTGTCTTTTGATGCCTCCTGTCAAATTTCTGTGTAATGTATACTTATATCCTCAGTCATTACAAAAGAAGTATCTTGCCATTATGAACTAGCCAATCTATCACTTACTTCAGAAATGGAAGTTTCAGATATGAGTCATTCCATGGTCATCATCTTAAGGGCCTGGGTATGGTGTCCTGCTCATGATTTGTCTTGGGtcaagttgagagagagagagagagaggaatcaTGTACTACTGAATCTTTTGCTTGTGGTTATTAtttaactgatttttttttttataatattgctACTCCTCAAATTGATGCTTTTCAACTGTAACaggtgtttttattttgtatttgtatgGGAGGAATCATGTACTACTTGGAACACGAACCAGACACGATGGCTCCATTCCTCAGGGGCTTGATTCGCCGCTTCCTTGCCAGCAGAATTAGCAGTCCTGGCCTTTCATCAAATCGTAATGCTTCCTCCCCATATTTGCAAACTCTTGATGCCATAAAGAAACCAAAATTGCAAGATAATGGGCAGGCTGAAGCTTCGTCTTTGCAAAAATACAATCTTGAATCAATACAAGGGCTATAAGTTTGCCACAGAGGGAGTGGGGTCGGGGCTGGGCAATACACCcctgagaatttttttttgcattatagATTATTGGAAATCTTAGGATGCGATTATATTCAATAATAGTGAGTTTTATAGcaatttcttattattaatatatcaTTCTGTATAAAACTCAACATGATCACATGAACTTCAGCGTTGATTTCTCTTCCATGATTTTAAGAGAATTGTTGAATGTTTTACACAATTCTAGGAATACAATTGAAAGAAAGTTGTTGGAATGTTTGATTATGTCGAGTTTGCCATTGTCCAATTATGTGATTGTCCCTAATCAATGTTTGAAACTGTAGTTGAGAATAAACTTTTTCTCGTACTATTGTAAGGGGATATGCAGTCAACCCACCAAAATCGACCCAATTCAACTGGTCATCGCATCAAGATATGTTGTTGCTGATAAATATTGAGTATCAAATCATAGCAGAGAACACTACACACGCAAATAAGATAAAGAGTGAAAATGATTTCTTCAAATATTATTCCAGCTGTccacttttaaaaaattccaaaaattccGACGCTGAAATGACTGTTTAGCAAGACAATGATCTTATTATGTTTAggaacttttgtttttatttatgttttctgGGCACTAATGCAGCAGTTCAACCTCAAACATCATCGTTTAGGTcactagcaaaaaaaaaaagacattatcATTTAGGTCAACTTTCTAAGTGTCTAAAACGATGTAACCGTCGCTTTCAAccgaaaaaacaaaacaaattgatATAGCTGCGACGTTCTTCAAAT
This genomic interval carries:
- the LOC142621062 gene encoding uncharacterized protein LOC142621062, with protein sequence MAQAAGSPPSPPPQDNVDAERRLREAEDRLREAIEELQRRQRKAGAAAAARSSPHHNQPQHCPPCCDHAAYEPSCVANAIGNLCQTFLLSYGVRVGIGILLRAFKLARRQSYSSLLDLKQLVSEKDLIVREEACRIGLFFGGFTGSYQALRCLLRKLRKKETPFNAILAGSIAGLSILALDDSNRRRTLALYLLARLAQCAYNSAKSKDKFHFWGSHWRHGDSLLFAIACAQVMYSFVMRPESLPKSYQDFIQKTGPVARPVYKAVRDSCRGFPVDVASLSAYLSGRRNPNYVKLEEFPAIIPCSVIHPDTNSCLTHNANATSATFRKTFPLYFSLTFVPFVVLHLQKFMDAPARTCWLALKGAVRSTTFLSAFVGIFQGVICLHRKVASKDHKLVYWIAGGMAALSVLLEKKARRSELALYVLPRAGDSLWYILVNRHLLPDIKNAEVFLFCICMGGIMYYLEHEPDTMAPFLRGLIRRFLASRISSPGLSSNRNASSPYLQTLDAIKKPKLQDNGQAEASSLQKYNLESIQGL